From Camelina sativa cultivar DH55 chromosome 20, Cs, whole genome shotgun sequence, the proteins below share one genomic window:
- the LOC109124684 gene encoding TOM1-like protein 2, which yields MSDNLMDKVTAFGERLKIGGSEVSNKISAGVSSMSFKVKELFQGPNPTDKIVEDATTENLEEPDWDMNLEICDMINQETINSIELIRGIKKRIMMKQPRIQYLALVLLETCVKNCEKAFSEVAAERVLDEMVKLIEDPQTVVNNRNKALILIEAWGESTSELRYLPVFEETYKSLKARGIRFPGRDNESLAPIFTPARSTPAPEVNVDLPQHVHEPAHVQYDAPVRSFTAEQTKEAFDIARNSIELLSTVLSSSPQQDALQDDLTTTLVQQCRQSQTTVQRIIETAGENEALLFEALNVNDELVKTLSKYEDMNKPSAPLTAHEPAMIPVAEEPDDSPVHGKEESLVRKSSGVRGGFHGSGSGDDMIDDLDEMIFGKKSGGDSSTNADRDPKKEQPSSKNDDLIRFRDGFSFSSEIITLLYGIGV from the exons ATGAGTGACAATCTTATGGACAAAGTTACCGCATTTGGCGAGCGCCTGAAGATCGGAGGTTCGGAAGTGAGCAACAAGATCAGTGCTGGTGTGAGCTCAATGAGCTTCAAAGTCAAGGAACTTTTTCAAGGTCCAAACCCAACTGATAAAATAGTCGAGGATGCTACTACGGAGAATCTTGAGGAACCTGACTGGGATATGAATTTGGAAATATGTGATATGATAAACCAAGAGACGATTAATAGCATTGAGTTGATCCGCGGAATAAAGAAGAGGATAATGATGAAGCAGCCGAGAATTCAATACCTTGCCTTGGTTTTGCTTGAGACATGTGTTAAGAACTGTGAGAAGGCCTTTTCAGAGGTGGCAGCAGAAAGAGTCCTTGATGAAATGGTAAAGCTGATTGAGGATCCACAGACAGTTGTCAATAATCGAAACAAAGCTTTGATACTGATTGAAGCTTGGGGAGAATCGACCAGTGAACTCCGCTACCTACCAGTTTTCGAAGAAACTTATAAG AGCTTGAAAGCAAGAGGTATTCGCTTCCCTGGACGAGACAACGAGAGCTTGGCACCTATTTTCACTCCTGCTCGGTCAACTCCAGCACCAGAAGTAAATGTGGATCTTCCTCAGCATGTGCATGAGCCTGCACATGTTCAGTATGATGCTCCTGTAAGAAGCTTTACCGCTGAGCAGACAAAGGAAGCTTTCGATATAGCAAGAAACAGCATTGAACTTCTTTCCACGGTTCTGTCCTCTTCGCCTCAACAAGATGCTTTACAG GATGACTTAACAACAACACTTGTACAACAATGTCGTCAATCTCAAACCACTGTCCAAAGAATCATCGAAACAGCAGGTGAAAACGAAGCACTTCTATTCGAAGCCTTGAATGTGAACGACGAGCTAGTGAAAACGCTGTCCAAGTATGAGGATATGAACAAACCCTCTGCACCGCTAACCGCACACGAACCAGCCATGATTCCTGTTGCTGAAGAGCCCGACGACTCTCCGGTTCATGGAAAAGAAGAATCTCTGGTTAGAAAATCATCTGGTGTACGTGGTGGATTCCATGGAAGTGGTAGTGGGGATGACATGATAGATGATCTTGATGAGATGATATTTGGTAAGAAAAGCGGTGGTGATTCTTCGACTAATGCTGATCGTGACCCGAAAAAGGAACAGCCTTCGTCCAAGAACGATGATCTCATTCGATTCAGAGAtgggttttctttttcaagcGAAATAATAACACTTTTGTATGGAATTGGTGTTTAA
- the LOC104769975 gene encoding peptidyl-tRNA hydrolase 2, mitochondrial-like — protein sequence MDLTWLSALIVGAALGFCIGTRRSNTKPVVVAAAVDGDTQKTQSKGLLEIEKLADILDDFKMVLVVRNDLKMGKGKIAAQCSHATLGLYKKLVRRAPKALDCWEECAQPKVVVKIEDEDEMLELQERAKSLKLPTHITIDAGRTQIAPNSRTVMAILGPVEVVDEVTGGLKLL from the exons ATGGATTTAACGTGGTTGAGTGCCCTAATAGTTGGAGCTGCACTTGGATTCTGCATTGGCACTCGCCGTTCCAATACCAAacctgttgttgttgctgctgctgttgatgGGGATACCCAAAAAACTCAATCCAAGGGTCTACTCGAGATCGAGAAACTCGCTGATATACTCGATGATTTCAAgatg GTTTTGGTTGTGAGGAATGATCTTAAAATGGGCAAAGGAAAGATTGCAGCTCAGTGCAG TCATGCCACTTTAGGATTATACAAAAAGCTAGTTCGTCGAGCTCCGAAAGCATTGGACTG CTGGGAGGAGTGTGCACAACCAAAAGTGGTTGTTAAAATCGAGGACGAGGATGAGATGCTAGAATTGCAA GAAAGGGCTAAATCCCTTAAACTGCCTACCCATATCACCATCGATGCAGGAAGAACGCAGATCGCCCCAA ATTCAAGGACAGTTATGGCTATTCTTG GACCAGTTGAAGTTGTTGATGAAGTAACAGGTGGACTAAAGCTTCTGTAG